Proteins encoded by one window of Streptomyces uncialis:
- a CDS encoding potassium channel family protein — MHIVIMGCGRVGSALAQTLEQQGHTVAVIDQDPTAFRRLGSGFGGRRVTGIGFDQDTLREAGIEEAGAFAAVSSGDNSNIIAARVAREMFGIEHVAARIYDPRRAEVYQRLGIPTVATVRWTADQMLRRLLPSGSEPLWRDPTGGVQLAEVHTTTAWVGHKISRLQDETGVRVAFLTRLGEAILPTSQTVLQEGDLVHVMMRSDDVEKVEAAFAEGPEEGGQ; from the coding sequence GTGCACATCGTCATCATGGGCTGCGGCAGAGTGGGCTCCGCTCTCGCCCAGACCCTGGAGCAGCAGGGCCACACGGTCGCCGTGATCGACCAGGACCCCACCGCCTTCCGGCGTCTGGGCTCCGGGTTCGGCGGCCGGCGCGTCACGGGTATCGGCTTCGACCAGGACACCCTGCGGGAGGCCGGGATCGAGGAGGCGGGCGCGTTCGCCGCCGTCTCCAGCGGCGACAACTCCAACATCATCGCGGCCCGGGTGGCCCGCGAGATGTTCGGGATCGAGCATGTGGCGGCCCGTATCTACGACCCCCGGCGCGCCGAGGTCTACCAGCGGCTGGGCATCCCGACGGTCGCCACCGTCCGCTGGACCGCCGACCAGATGCTGCGCCGGCTGCTGCCGTCCGGCTCCGAGCCGCTGTGGCGGGACCCGACGGGCGGTGTCCAGCTCGCCGAGGTGCACACCACCACCGCGTGGGTGGGCCACAAGATCAGCCGCCTCCAGGACGAGACAGGGGTACGGGTCGCGTTCCTCACCCGTTTGGGCGAGGCGATCCTGCCGACCTCGCAGACCGTGCTCCAGGAAGGCGATCTGGTGCACGTGATGATGCGTTCGGACGATGTCGAGAAGGTCGAGGCCGCGTTCGCGGAGGGCCCCGAGGAAGGCGGTCAGTGA
- a CDS encoding APC family permease: MSKLTDVPKRILIGRALRSDRLGETLLPKRIALPVFASDPLSSVAYAPGEVLLVLSIAGVSAYHFSPWIALAVVVLMFTVVASYRQNVHAYPSGGGDYEVATTNLGPKAGLTVASALLVDYVLTVAVSISSGVENLGSAIPFVVENKVLVAVTIIVLLTVMNLRGVRESGKLFAIPTYVFVTGVFLMIAWGAFRGLVLDDTLKAPTADFEIQAEHQGLAGFALVFLLLRAFSSGCAALTGVEAISNGVPAFRKPKSRNAANTLALMGLLAVTMFCGIIGLAMASDVRMAENPAKDLVHDGAPVGDGYVQDPVISQVAAAVFGDGTFLFVVLAAATALVLFLAANTAYNGFPLLGSILAQDRYLPRQLHTRGDRLAFSNGIVVLAGAATLLVVIYGADSTRLIQLYIVGVFVSFTLSQTGMVRHWNRHLRTENDLAKRRHMKRSRAINAFGAFFTGLVLVVVLVTKFTHGAWVALLGMVIFYATMTAIRRHYDRVAEEISAPEEPTDDVVRPSRVHSIVLVSKLHRPTLRALSYAKLMRSDTLEALSVNVDPEETRALKEEWDRRAIDVPLKVLDSPYREITRPIIEYVKNLRHESPREAVSVIIPEYVVGHWYEHLLHNQSALRLKGRLLFTPGVMVTSVPYQLESSEAAKKRARRRQEWSAPGAVRRGPVEKRSPKEPTAKK, encoded by the coding sequence GTGTCCAAACTGACCGACGTGCCCAAACGGATCCTCATCGGGCGCGCCCTGCGCAGTGACCGGCTCGGTGAGACGCTCCTGCCGAAGCGCATCGCTCTCCCTGTCTTCGCGTCCGACCCGCTCTCCTCGGTGGCGTACGCGCCCGGTGAGGTGCTGCTGGTGCTCTCCATCGCGGGCGTGTCGGCCTACCACTTCAGCCCCTGGATCGCCCTCGCCGTCGTCGTCCTGATGTTCACGGTGGTGGCCTCGTACCGTCAGAACGTGCACGCCTACCCCAGCGGCGGCGGCGACTACGAGGTGGCGACCACCAACCTCGGTCCCAAGGCGGGCCTCACCGTCGCCAGCGCCCTGCTGGTCGACTACGTGCTCACCGTCGCCGTGTCCATCTCCTCGGGGGTCGAGAACCTCGGCTCCGCGATCCCGTTCGTGGTCGAGAACAAGGTCCTCGTCGCGGTCACCATCATCGTGCTGCTCACCGTGATGAACCTGCGCGGGGTGCGGGAGTCCGGGAAGCTCTTCGCGATCCCCACCTATGTCTTCGTCACCGGGGTCTTCCTGATGATCGCCTGGGGCGCGTTCCGCGGGCTGGTCCTCGACGACACGCTGAAGGCGCCCACCGCCGACTTCGAGATCCAGGCCGAGCACCAGGGGCTCGCGGGATTCGCCCTGGTCTTCCTGCTGCTGCGGGCCTTCTCCTCGGGTTGTGCGGCGCTCACCGGTGTCGAGGCCATCAGCAACGGCGTCCCCGCCTTCCGCAAGCCGAAGTCCCGCAACGCCGCGAACACCCTGGCGCTGATGGGACTGCTCGCCGTCACCATGTTCTGCGGGATCATCGGCCTCGCCATGGCCTCCGACGTCCGGATGGCCGAGAACCCGGCCAAGGACCTCGTCCACGACGGCGCCCCGGTCGGGGACGGCTATGTCCAGGACCCGGTGATCTCCCAGGTGGCGGCGGCGGTCTTCGGGGACGGCACCTTCCTGTTCGTGGTCCTCGCCGCGGCCACCGCGCTGGTGCTGTTCCTCGCGGCCAACACGGCGTACAACGGCTTCCCGCTGCTCGGCTCGATCCTCGCCCAGGACCGCTATCTGCCGCGCCAGCTCCACACCCGCGGCGACCGGCTCGCCTTCTCCAACGGCATCGTCGTCCTCGCGGGCGCCGCGACCCTGCTCGTGGTGATCTACGGAGCCGACTCGACCCGGCTGATCCAGCTCTACATCGTCGGGGTCTTCGTCTCCTTCACCCTGAGCCAGACCGGCATGGTCCGGCACTGGAACCGCCATCTGCGCACCGAGAACGACCTGGCCAAGCGCCGCCATATGAAGCGCTCCCGGGCGATCAACGCCTTCGGCGCGTTCTTCACCGGCCTGGTGCTCGTGGTCGTCCTGGTCACCAAGTTCACGCACGGCGCGTGGGTCGCGCTGCTCGGCATGGTCATCTTCTACGCGACGATGACCGCGATCCGCCGCCACTATGACCGGGTCGCGGAGGAGATCAGCGCCCCCGAGGAACCGACCGACGACGTGGTCCGCCCGTCCCGGGTGCACTCCATCGTCCTGGTCTCCAAGCTCCACCGCCCCACCCTGCGGGCCCTCTCCTACGCCAAGCTCATGCGCTCCGACACCCTGGAGGCACTGAGCGTCAACGTCGACCCGGAGGAGACCCGCGCCCTCAAGGAGGAGTGGGACCGGCGCGCCATAGACGTCCCGCTCAAGGTCCTCGACTCGCCGTACCGCGAGATCACCCGCCCGATCATCGAGTACGTGAAGAACCTGCGCCACGAGTCCCCGCGCGAGGCCGTCAGCGTGATCATCCCCGAGTACGTGGTGGGCCACTGGTACGAGCACCTGCTGCACAACCAGAGCGCGCTGCGGCTCAAGGGCCGGCTGCTGTTCACCCCCGGGGTGATGGTGACCTCGGTGCCGTACCAGCTGGAGTCCTCCGAGGCGGCCAAGAAGCGGGCCCGCCGCCGCCAGGAGTGGAGCGCGCCGGGAGCGGTGCGCCGGGGCCCGGTGGAGAAGCGGTCACCGAAGGAGCCCACGGCGAAGAAGTGA
- a CDS encoding potassium channel family protein, with product MRVAIAGAGAVGRSIAGELLENGHEILLIDKAPTAISVERVPQAEWLLADACEITSLDEAALQRCNVVIAATGDDKVNLVVSLLAKTEYGVPRVVARVNNPKNEWLFNESWGVDVAVSTPRLMSALVEEAVSVGDLVRLLRFSHGDANLVELTLPPESALAGTRVGDVAWPQDTSLVTIIRGTRVLAPTREDSLEAGDELLFVAAQAREEQLEDLLSVRRGPEDD from the coding sequence ATGAGGGTCGCCATTGCGGGAGCCGGCGCGGTGGGCCGTTCCATCGCCGGTGAGCTGCTGGAGAACGGTCACGAGATCCTGCTGATCGACAAGGCGCCCACGGCGATCTCCGTCGAGCGCGTCCCGCAGGCCGAGTGGCTGCTCGCCGACGCCTGCGAGATCACCTCGCTGGACGAGGCGGCGCTCCAGCGCTGCAACGTGGTCATCGCGGCGACCGGTGACGACAAGGTCAACCTGGTCGTCTCGCTGCTCGCGAAGACGGAGTACGGCGTTCCCCGGGTGGTCGCCCGGGTGAACAACCCCAAGAACGAGTGGCTGTTCAACGAGTCCTGGGGTGTCGATGTCGCCGTGTCGACACCGCGGCTGATGTCGGCCCTGGTCGAGGAGGCGGTGAGCGTCGGTGATCTGGTCAGGCTGCTGCGCTTCAGCCATGGCGACGCCAACCTCGTCGAGCTGACGCTGCCGCCGGAGTCCGCGCTCGCGGGCACCCGGGTCGGTGACGTGGCGTGGCCGCAGGACACCTCCCTCGTCACGATCATCCGGGGCACCCGGGTACTGGCTCCGACCCGGGAGGACTCGCTGGAGGCGGGCGACGAGCTGCTGTTCGTCGCGGCGCAGGCCCGCGAGGAGCAGTTGGAGGACCTGTTGTCGGTCCGCCGCGGACCCGAGGACGACTGA